In Rothia mucilaginosa, one genomic interval encodes:
- a CDS encoding ADP-ribosylglycohydrolase family protein has protein sequence MSFSSVEFTRAPEVSAEFAGRVRGLLRASALGDALGYPLELLSAEQITECNPKPWDSAFGELLVSDDTQLTCFTLDALTEVLEWNNEGAAADELACLWLAYLRWFRGIGEVLPESAPFSLDREIDGASELTARRGPGAATLRALGSGEMQLVSKSLNPEALGSGALVRSAALGVLPVAQERTVVLLAVRAAALTHGHPEALASAAAYALLVRDLLASPSGSFGALLEAARRVVSWCGSVAADDSIPGDASRTAAALSRAIKLLEGGTVPVPVAVAEHFGTGWTAPELLGVALWCAADAVKSLPTDADDAMVRGALFEGLCRAVSVDSDSDSVGAMTAALWAAAGFPVGGDEADAWSEALGRVRGLDQVEGVAERYLRQLGL, from the coding sequence ATGAGTTTTTCTTCTGTTGAGTTCACGCGTGCACCTGAGGTTTCGGCTGAGTTTGCGGGCAGGGTGCGCGGCTTGTTGCGTGCGTCTGCGTTGGGTGATGCGCTGGGTTATCCGTTGGAGCTTCTGTCGGCTGAGCAGATTACGGAGTGCAACCCTAAGCCGTGGGATTCGGCGTTTGGTGAGTTGCTGGTCAGTGATGATACGCAGCTGACGTGTTTCACGCTGGACGCTTTGACGGAGGTTTTGGAGTGGAATAATGAGGGCGCGGCGGCGGATGAGTTGGCGTGTCTGTGGTTGGCGTATTTGCGGTGGTTCCGCGGTATTGGTGAGGTTCTGCCGGAGTCTGCGCCGTTTTCGTTGGATCGTGAGATTGATGGGGCTTCGGAGTTGACGGCTCGTCGTGGTCCGGGTGCGGCGACGTTGCGGGCGTTGGGTTCGGGTGAGATGCAGTTGGTGTCGAAGTCGTTGAATCCTGAGGCTTTGGGTAGTGGTGCGTTGGTGCGTTCGGCGGCGTTGGGTGTTTTGCCGGTGGCGCAGGAGCGTACGGTGGTTTTGTTGGCGGTGCGTGCGGCGGCGTTGACGCATGGGCATCCGGAGGCGTTGGCTTCGGCGGCTGCGTATGCGTTGCTGGTGCGTGACTTGTTGGCGTCCCCGTCGGGCTCCTTTGGTGCGTTGTTGGAGGCGGCGCGTCGTGTGGTGTCGTGGTGTGGTTCGGTGGCAGCGGATGATTCGATTCCGGGTGATGCGTCGCGTACGGCGGCGGCGCTGAGTCGTGCCATCAAGCTGCTGGAGGGCGGTACGGTGCCGGTTCCGGTGGCTGTGGCGGAGCATTTTGGTACGGGTTGGACGGCGCCTGAGCTGTTGGGTGTGGCGCTCTGGTGCGCGGCGGATGCGGTGAAGAGCCTGCCGACTGATGCTGATGATGCGATGGTGCGTGGCGCCTTGTTTGAGGGGTTGTGCCGTGCGGTGTCGGTGGATTCGGATTCGGATTCGGTGGGTGCGATGACGGCGGCGTTGTGGGCGGCGGCTGGTTTCCCGGTGGGTGGCGATGAGGCTGATGCTTGGTCGGAGGCGCTGGGTCGTGTGCGTGGTTTGGATCAGGTGGAGGGGGTGGCGGAACGCTATCTGCGCCAGCTGGGTCTGTAA